Genomic window (Helianthus annuus cultivar XRQ/B chromosome 3, HanXRQr2.0-SUNRISE, whole genome shotgun sequence):
ATAAACTGTAATTTTAAACTTGAGGCAAAATTGTAAGTTGTCAGGACAAATGAGCGAGTGCCTGGTACAAATAAAATTACATCGAGTCAGCCAATTAAAATAAAATACTACcatagttttgcaaaaaaaaaaaaaaaaaaaaaaaaaaataaaaaaagaaaacccTAAAACGATGGCATGCTTGTAATTTTAAAgtgagggcaaaatcataatttgtcAGGGCAAAAAAACGAAAAAcgatggcaaaattgtaaatttgaACCAGTGGCAAAATCAAAATTTGTCaggaaaaaaacataaaaacgatgacaaaactataaatttgaactggggcaaaatcgtaatttgcccgggcaaaaaaaaaaaaaaaaaaaacaaacaaaaccgttggtaaaactgtaaatttgaaccaaggtaaaatcgtaatttgacaagACCAATGGTGAAGTGCCGGCCTAACACTATTCCTTGCCATGTCCTTTGTagttgtataataataattaactgAATTGGTGGCAATTCACGATTCTTGGAGTGTATCCAAGTGATTCTCAGTTTTCTGCAAATTGGGTTCTGTTTTTCTAAGAAGTCAACACTAAAACTATGTATTTTTCTATGTAAACATTTATTTATTTCCAGATGGTAGTAAAGGTTCATGTTATTTATGCATTATATAATATTTCGTAAGTAGAAGCAAATTACCGTTTTGCCATTGTCAACAAGCACCCCTTCCATTAAAAGCGAGTGAAGTTGACTTCGGGTCTTGTAGGATAGAGGAGGTACAGCAAGATCTGCAATCCTTTGCAGCTCTTCAAAGTTGATATCGTCCAAATCTTCCTGTAACAACATTTTTAGTTTACCCTTTTTATCCCTATATATTATGGGAACATTTaataaaatgaaaagaaaaacttACTTGTTGTTCAAGTGCAATCTTAAGTTTTTGCACGATCTCGGCCATTTTTGGTCGATTTTCAGGATCTTCGTCTAAACATCGATAAGCGATGGTTGAGAACGTATTCAAAGATTCAGGTTCCATATGTTCTTCTAGACCATGACAGACTATGTCATTTAATTTCTTTTCCTTAGAACATCTTTTCCACTCAGGCACAAACATGCGAATTATTTTACCTTGATCATATTCACAACATAATTTCCCACACATAACTTCAAACAACATAACTCCAAAAGAGTACACATCAAACTCTTTTGAGAGTTTACGCGTCTTCAGTTGCGACGGATCCAAATATCCAGGCGTACCAGCTACATTTGTGATAACATAACTTTGAGGTTGGTTAGCCGGGCCAACTCTAGACGGTGGCGGATCCATGAATTTTTTTCAGTGGGTTCAGTGGTTCACTATTTATACATGCTCATAGAACCGGACATAAAAGTTTTCGGGTCGATTCGACGGTTCGGTCGGGTAAGGTTCATCACATAATAAAGATAcgatacaataataaaaaaaaacactgGCATTAGAAATTAGAAACACGATAATTTAAATACGATAGTCTTTACGAATTTAAAAAAAACGTACTTATAGCCTCATGGGGGCGCTGGTTTAATGTTAAGACCCAAGttcaattttaaattttgaaattaaaaaaaaaatcaaaaaaactttACCCTAAGGCGGAGTTGAACCTGTGATCTCTCTACATGAAAGTATATTAACATTTCTACTAAAAATTTGAAACCGAAAGGGTTCATGTGAACCCGTAGTTCTCAACTTAAATCCGCCCCTGAGTCTCTAGATAGACCAAAATCCGAAACCTTTGCATTCCATTCCTCATCCAAAAGGATGTTGGAACTTTTGATGTCTGGATGGATTATTCTATGTTGGGCGTCCTTTGGATCATGAAGATAGTTTAGTGCGTGGGCAACTCCAACACATATCTTAAGACGTTGAGTCCATGTAAGACTAGGGTAGCTTAAATAGCAATCGAGGCTCCCACGAGCTGCATACTCGTACACAAGGATCCTCTCGTCACCCTCAATGCAAAAGTGTAGGAGAGTGACTAAGTTTTCATGCTTGTATTTGCTAAGGATTCTGATCTCATTCTGAAACTCAACATCCCCTTGCCCGAATTTTGGATCTAAACGCTTACACGCTACCGTTATGAGTCCCTCTGGGCGAGAGAGTTCTCCTATGTACACCGTTCCAAACCCACCCCACCCAACTCGTTTGTTGAGTGCAAAATTGTTGGTGGCCAATATAACATCTTCCAATGGAATTTTGAGGTCATCACACTCTTCCATGGGAGAAATTATATTGTTGAAATATATAGAAAAGAAGAGCTTGAATGAACATTAGAAGAGCTATCCATGTTATATgcatatagttttttttttttttttttttttgaacggcaaatttggattgACGGACCACTAGAATATGATCGtgctccactaggcaataatgcatatacaccaattcagaaggaaacccaataaatctagaAAAAGCCCTCTTGTAggaatcgaacacattttttgcTACAATTTTTTTGTGTTAAACattcataactttttatacgacattatttttttaaaaacgtTGCATCACAAAATCGAacatctttttatctttaatttgagtaccatattgttatataaAATATGCCAACTTACAAAACTCTAAAAAATTGTGTTGTGTTTATATGTTGCATAACATTTTTGTGCTGGAATTTTTATATTACTTTTTtgcaataatttttttttgttctgAGTGCtaattttttgtgctagatttgtTTGTTGTATATTAAAAAAGACAAAAGGGGTGTGAATTTGTGTTTTAGGACTAAAATGCCTTTTCTTACAATAATTCTTAAATTATTTAGGCAAAATCCACTTCTTAGTGGATTCCTTGTAAGAATATATTTGTCTTACTGACAAAGTCTTTATCTAATATATAATCAATAATAATATAGTAGAGCAATTGCATACCTCCCCCTGTAAATTTTATTAATTACATATATACCCCAATCAAAATTTAAATTACATATATCCTcttacactactagaaaataggGTATTTGCTACCGCATTTCCGGTCACAAAACGATAGCAAGTGCTCTTTTGCCACCATCTTGCCATCAAAATCTCGGTGGCAAAAGCACACGTAATAGATGCCCTATTTGCCACCTATTTGCTACCGTTTTATTTTTTGTTACCGATTTTGCTACCATTTATTTGCCACCGTTTTGCTATCGCTTTTTGTCACCATTTTGCTACCACATTTTGTTTTGTCACCATTTTGCTACCGCTTTTTTATCACCTTTTTTTGTTGCCGCTTTGTCACATTTTGCCACCGTTTTGCTACAACATTTTGTCATTTTGCTACCACTTTTTATCACATTATACCACCGTTTTGTTACCATTTACGGTATTCCATTTTGGTTCCATAAATTGGTTATTCCATTTCCATTTCATAAAAACATAACAATTAATAACATGTTGCCATTCCATTAAAATGTAAGAATTTATACATCCAATATTCCTCAAAATAGACATCCAAATCAAAACATCAAATAACTCAAAGTAAACCATCCAAATCCAAACACCCAAACTAAAAGTGGGTGTTTCTACAAGGGTGGGATTTCTTTCAAGAATAGACTGTTCTTCAAACCTGAGCTTGCAAGATAACTCTCGATTACCATGATGATCACAATATACCTTTCCTAAAATGAGATTATAAATGTCGGTGATGACCTGATAATCATATATAAGCAAATATTAAATTAACTCATAAACTGTGAAAGAATAAATAAAAGGAGAAAAATTTAAGGGtctgatgtattgcaaaatacattaTTTATCTTGTATAGTTTGTGTCTTTTTCGTTAGATTTAGATTAAGTTTTAGTTAGAATGTATATACTTTTGATTCGTTTATGTTTTACAGGTCTTGGTTGATAAAAAGAGTGGAAAATGAGCTAAAATGTAAGACCCATACTTACATAACTGAGAATTTATAAAAACTTtgcattttataaaaataatgcGATAAACGTTCCTACAAAGTTTCGGG
Coding sequences:
- the LOC110932145 gene encoding cysteine-rich receptor-like protein kinase 10 is translated as MEECDDLKIPLEDVILATNNFALNKRVGWGGFGTVYIGELSRPEGLITVACKRLDPKFGQGDVEFQNEIRILSKYKHENLVTLLHFCIEGDERILVYEYAARGSLDCYLSYPSLTWTQRLKICVGVAHALNYLHDPKDAQHRIIHPDIKSSNILLDEEWNAKVSDFGLSRDSGADLS